A part of Kryptolebias marmoratus isolate JLee-2015 linkage group LG8, ASM164957v2, whole genome shotgun sequence genomic DNA contains:
- the dedd gene encoding death effector domain-containing protein has protein sequence MTSQQAQLRSADISSRLAQNPSAQQDHLQFQPVGVDLDQSGANSGPVGPRAMIPRPGCPRVATTGGEGSLRNISTHSNNFSRSDGGFDPWPEEEALNSHGLYSLHRMFDIVGAHLTHRDVRVLSFLFVDVIDEYERGGIRSGRDFLLALERQGRCDETNFRHVLQLLRIITRHDLLPYVTLKKRQAVCPDPVDKFLEDTSVRYVSPRGTKQSKTPEPHRRTGPHPVLCCSSSGPRVSSPRTKPAPPASHRKRTRSHSLADCKEKQTCDIRLRVRAEYCQHESALQGNVFSNKQEPVERQFERFNQANTILKSRDLGSIICDIKFSELTYLDAFWRDYINGSLLEALKGVFITDSLKQAVGHEAIKLLVNVDEEDYLAGRRKLLCNLVTGGESPRVGTSDGVS, from the exons ATGACGTCACAACAAGCCCAGCTCCGGAGTGCTGATATTTCTTCTCGTCTTGCTCAGAACCCATCTGCTCAGCAGGATCACCTTCAGTTTCAGCCTGTAGGGGTGGACTTGGATCAGAGTGGTGCAAATTCTGGACCTGTAGGACCCAGAGCAATGATACCTAGGCCCGGGTGTCCCCGTGTTGCCACCACTGGTGGGGAGGGGTCCCTTAGGAACATTTCTACTCACTCCAATAACTTCTCCAGAAGTGATGGCGGCTTTGATCCATGGCCTGAAGAAGAAGCGTTGAACTCCCATGGTCTGTACTCACTTCATCGTATGTTTGACATCGTTGGTGCCCATCTAACACACAGGGATGTCAGGGTGCTGTCCTTCTTATTTGTTGATGTGATCGATGAGTATGAGCGTGGAGGCATTAGGAGTGGAAGAGACTTCTTACTCGCACTTGAACGTCAAGGCCGCTGTGATGAGACCAACTTCCGACATGTTCTCCAGCTTCTGAGAATAATCACCCGCCATGACCTCTTGCCTTATGTCACTCTGAAAAAACGGCAGGCTG TTTGTCCAGATCCTGTTGACAAGTTCCTTGAAGACACGTCTGTGCGCTACGTTTCACCAAGAGGAACCAAGCAGTCTAAGACCCCTGAACCTCACAGGAGAACAG GTCCACACCCCGTCCTTTGTTGCTCCTCATCAGGACCACGTGTTAGTTCTCCTCGAACAAAACCCGCTCCTCCTGCATCACACCGCAAGAGGACTCGAAGTCACTCCTTGGCTGACTGCAAAGAGAAGCAAACCTGTG ATATTCGTCTTCGGGTTCGTGCAGAATACTGTCAGCACGAGTCTGCACTTCAGGGTAATGTTTTCTCCAACAAGCAGGAGCCTGTGGAGCGACAGTTCGAGCGCTTCAATCAGGCTAACACCATCCTGAAGTCCAGAGACTTGGGTTCCATCATCTGTGACATCAAGTTCTCCGAGCTCACCTACCTGGACGCCTTCTGGAGGGACTACATCAATGGGTCGCTGCTTGAAGCCCTTAAAGGGGTCTTTATCACAGATTCCCTGAAACAAGCTGTGGGCCACGAGGCCATAAAACTGCTGGTTAACGTTGATGAGGAGGACTACCTGGCTGGTCGCCGCAAACTCCTCTGTAACCTGGTAACAGGTGGAGAGAGTCCACGAGTGGGGACCAGTGACGGTGTGTCGTAG